The following proteins are encoded in a genomic region of Corylus avellana chromosome ca4, CavTom2PMs-1.0:
- the LOC132179365 gene encoding uncharacterized protein LOC132179365 codes for MSSLAPCSRSWSISEDSLRRYVHFASESCIQELLSASDSNRAGNANDGWKLLTLENGVEISKRRSGSLHTFRSRWLLRSVSPQQFITVANAIDAAKQWDPDLVEARYIKDLEDNLSIIRLRFGDSSKPLFRNREFIVYERRETMEDGTLVVAVASLPKEIAAGLHPKQNNAIRGLLLQSGWVVEKLEDDSCMVTYVVQLDPAGWLPKCFVNRLNTKLVMIIENLRKLAQACPMEEINA; via the exons GTCCATAAGCGAGGATTCACTCAGAAGGTATGTGCACTTTGCTAGTGAGAGCTGCATACAGGAGTTACTGTCGGCTTCAGACTCAAACAGGGCTGGTAATGCCAATGATGGCTGGAAGCTTCTTACTCTTGAAAACGGAGTAGAGATATCCAAGCGCAGGTCTGGGTCGCTTCACACATTTCGCAGCCGTTGGCTGCTCAGATCAGTATCGCCCCAACAATTCATTACTGTTGCTAATGCCATTGATGCTGCAAAG CAATGGGACCCTGATCTGGTGGAAGCCAGGTACATAAAAGATCTCGAGGACAATCTTAGTATCATCCGGCTCAGGTTTGGTGATAGCTCTAAGCCTCTCTTTAGGAACAGAGAATTCATAGTCTACGAGCGACGGGAAACCATGGAAGATGGCACCCTT GTGGTAGCAGTGGCTTCACTGCCCAAGGAGATAGCTGCTGGATTGCATCCAAAGCAAAATAATGCGATCAGAGGACTTCTGCTTCAGTCAGGGTGGGTCGTGGAGAAACTTGAAGATGACTCCTGCATGGTCACTTATGTTGTTCAG TTAGATCCTGCAGGATGGCTGCCCAAGTGCTTTGTCAATCGACTTAACACAAAGCTGGTTATGATCATTGAAAACCTTAGGAAACTAGCGCAAGCTTGTCCAATGGAAGAGATTAATGCGTAG